The genomic segment TTACGCCGCCCATTCACATACCGACCCGCTGATCCCGTACGAATTCGAACGCCGCGCGGTCGGGCCGGACGATGTCCGTATCGAGATCCTCTACAGCGGCATCTGCCACTCCGACCTGCACCAGGCCCGCGACGACTGGGGTGGCTCGATCTACCCGATGGTGCCCGGCCACGAGATCATCGGCCGCGTGACCGAAGTCGGCAGCAACGTCACCCGCTTCAAGGTCGGCGACCACGCCGGCGTCGGCTGCATGGTCGACTCGTGCCGCCACTGCGACGCCTGCGAGCACGACCTGGAGCAGTACTGCGCCGAAGGCGCGACCTGGACCTACAACGGCCGCGAACGCCAGAGCGGTGCACCGACCTACGGCGGCTATTCCGACCACGTGGTGGTCGAGCAGCGCTTCGTGGTGAAGGTGTCCGACACCCTCGACCTGAAGGCCGCCGCGCCGCTGCTGTGTGCCGGCATCACCACCTGGTCGCCGCTGCGCCACTGGAAGGTCGGCCCGGGCCAGAAGGTCGGCGTGATCGGCCTCGGTGGCCTCGGCCACATGGGTGTGAAGTTTGCCAAGGCACTCGGCGCGCACGTGGTGATGATCACCACCACGCCGGAAAAGGGTGCCGACGCCAAGCGCCTGGGCGCCGACGAAGTGCTGGTCTCGCGCGACGCTGCACAGATGAAGGCACACGCCGGCAGCTTCGACTTCCTGCTCAACACCATCCCGGTCGGCCATGACACCAACCCATACATGGGCCTGCTCAAGCGCGAGGCGACCATGTGCCTGGTCGGCGTACTGACCGAGCTGGACCCGCCGCTGACCGGTGGCAGCGTGATCTTCGGCCGCAAGCACCTGACCGGTTCGGCGATCGGCGGCATGGCCGAAACCCAGGAGATGATGGACTTCTGTGCCGAGCACGGCATCGTCAGCGATGTCGAGATGATCGACATCAAGAACGTCAACGAGGCCTGGGAGCGCATGGCGAAGAACGATGTGCGCTACCGCTTCGTGATCGACATGGCGACGATGAAGAACGCCGCCTGATCCAAGGCAGATGCAAAAATGAAAAACCCCGGCAATGCCGGGGTTTTTTCTGGTCCTGCATTGGGCATGACGAAGGTCAAGAAGGCGGCCACCGCCCGGGCGCAGACTTCCCGCATGGCCCGCCTGCCCTCCCCTGCAATGCTGATGCGTGCGCCGCACCGTCTGCTGTTCTTCATCGGCGCCAGCAACCTGCTGCTGGCGATGCTGTGGTGGGCGTTGTGGCTGGGCGCATTGCGCGGATTGTGGACACCGCCGCCACCGCCGCTACCACCGGCCTGGCTGCATGCGCTGCTGATGCAGTACCTGGTGCTGCCCAGCTTCATTTTCGGCTTCCTGCTCACCGTGTTCCCGCGCTGGATGGGGCAACCCGAGCTGCCACGCAGCCGCTATGCGCCTGTCGGCATCGGCTTGTTTGGCGGGCAGGCGCTGCTGGTTGCCGCCGCCTGCGGGTGGGCACCCGGGCTGTGGCCCGGCCTGCTGCTGGCACTGGCCGGCTGGAGCGCTGGACTGATCGTGCTGGGACGCGTGCTCAAGGCCGCCGGCCCCAACCGCAACTGGCATGCTCATGCCTGCTATGCCGCACTGCTGCTGGGGTGGCTGGGGTTGCTGCTGTTCATGGCGGTGGTGCAGGGCCACGCCACGCTGATGCCGGTCAATGTGGCACTTGGCACGTTCGGCCTGCTGCTGCCGGTCTACCTCACTGTCGCCCACCGGATGATCCCGTTCTTCGCCAACAACGTGGTGGAGGGCTACGTGCCGTGGCGCCCGCTGCGCTGGTTGGCCGCGATGTGGGCACTGCTGATGCTGCGCCTGCTGTTGACCGCATTGCAGATCGACAACGCATTGTGGGTGGCCGACGCACCGCTGCTGGCGCTGGCGCTGCAGGCGCTGTGGCACTGGTGGCCACGCGGGCCGATGCCCGGGCTGCTCGCAGCCCTGTTTCTGGCGCTGGCGTGGCTGCCGATCAGCTTCGCGCTTTATCTGCTGCAGGACATCGGTCAAATGCTCGGCCATCTGCAGCTGCTCGGCCGCGCACCGCTGCACGCACTCGCCGTGGGCCTGTTCGGCAGCCTGCTGGTAGCGATGGTGACCCGGGTCACCCAGGGCCATTCCGGACGGCCGCTGGTGATGCCGGCAGTGGCCTGGTTTGCGTTTGTCGCGCTGCAGGCGGTGGCGATCATGCGCATCATTGCCGAGCTGATGCCCGACGCCTACGCCGGGCATTTCGCTGCCGCCATCGGTTGGCTGCTGGCATTGGCCCCGTGGGTGGCACGGCTGGGCTGGATCTACCTGAGCCCACGACGCGACGGCAAGCGAGGCTGACAGCCTTCAGCGGTAGCGCCGGGCCATGCCCGGCGGCCACCGTAATCACTCAGTACGCGAACTCGCGGAACACCGGATCCACATCGCCGTGCCAGCGGCCATGGAACAGCGCCAGCTTGCGCTCGGCCGGGGTCAGCCCGGATTCAACGATTTCCTGCAGCACGTCCAGGAACTTGCTCTCGTCCTGGCCGTCGGCATTGCGAGCGCCGCGGCGCTTGAGACCTTCCACCGAAATCTTCACCGCTTCGCGGGCCAGGTCACGCACGCTGCCAGCACGGAACGGCAGGTTCATCGCATGCTTCGGCACACCGTCGCGCAGCGCATGACGCTCGGCCAGGGTGAAGTCACGCACCAGGTCCCAGGCGGCATCCAGCGCGGTGTCGTCATACAGCAGGCCGACCCAGAACGCCGGCAGCGCACACAGGCGGCTCCACGGGCCACCATCGGCGCCGCGCATTTCCAGGTACTTCTTCAGGCGCACTTCCGGGAACGCGGTGGTCATGTGGTCCGACCAGTCGCGCAGGGTCGGCAACGCGCCCGGCAATACCGGCAGCTTGCCCTGCATGAAGTCGCGGAAGCTCTGCCCGCTGGCGTCGTGGTAGATGCCATCGCGGTAGGAGAAATACATCGGCACGTCGAGCAGA from the Stenotrophomonas maltophilia genome contains:
- a CDS encoding NAD(P)-dependent alcohol dehydrogenase produces the protein MSLARGYAAHSHTDPLIPYEFERRAVGPDDVRIEILYSGICHSDLHQARDDWGGSIYPMVPGHEIIGRVTEVGSNVTRFKVGDHAGVGCMVDSCRHCDACEHDLEQYCAEGATWTYNGRERQSGAPTYGGYSDHVVVEQRFVVKVSDTLDLKAAAPLLCAGITTWSPLRHWKVGPGQKVGVIGLGGLGHMGVKFAKALGAHVVMITTTPEKGADAKRLGADEVLVSRDAAQMKAHAGSFDFLLNTIPVGHDTNPYMGLLKREATMCLVGVLTELDPPLTGGSVIFGRKHLTGSAIGGMAETQEMMDFCAEHGIVSDVEMIDIKNVNEAWERMAKNDVRYRFVIDMATMKNAA
- a CDS encoding NnrS family protein — translated: MTKVKKAATARAQTSRMARLPSPAMLMRAPHRLLFFIGASNLLLAMLWWALWLGALRGLWTPPPPPLPPAWLHALLMQYLVLPSFIFGFLLTVFPRWMGQPELPRSRYAPVGIGLFGGQALLVAAACGWAPGLWPGLLLALAGWSAGLIVLGRVLKAAGPNRNWHAHACYAALLLGWLGLLLFMAVVQGHATLMPVNVALGTFGLLLPVYLTVAHRMIPFFANNVVEGYVPWRPLRWLAAMWALLMLRLLLTALQIDNALWVADAPLLALALQALWHWWPRGPMPGLLAALFLALAWLPISFALYLLQDIGQMLGHLQLLGRAPLHALAVGLFGSLLVAMVTRVTQGHSGRPLVMPAVAWFAFVALQAVAIMRIIAELMPDAYAGHFAAAIGWLLALAPWVARLGWIYLSPRRDGKRG